A genomic region of Bradyrhizobium sp. ORS 278 contains the following coding sequences:
- a CDS encoding methyl-accepting chemotaxis protein, translating to MTSFGLKISGRLYAGFAALIVAGAVMAAVAVWNLWAVRDQVASMSALSDGTARILQISNHLQAIQRANLRYIHDANEPALKEAADRETAATELLQAAVAGSRSAERRKLYGDLLADIAQMRTLRDQLQEAIKQMKTGRAALLPGGEDLAAKTAKLSIAARISKEPEVMTAVTDIENRLQLVRIATWRFLALRDTKSASAFRAGVDNVEQRLATLEGNAPPAGVLAAIAPVKVSLDVNKQAFEATAAATLKSEDIYANAIEPLIARSVETLKTAETNVNADYRASRATAEDAIGHTISLQMQVGAAAVLFGCLVAFLIARSIVRPLGSMTRAMGRLASGDVAVEIPGRGARDEIGAMATAIQVFKDNMSETERLRGEHAAAEARREHDRKADMARLAREFEQAVGEIIDAVSHASSELEASAGTLTSTASRAQGLSTEVAAASQEASSNVQTVASAAEELSSSVSEISRQVQESARIASEAVAQANRTNERVGTLSKAATRIGDVLELISTIAGQTNLLALNATIEAARAGEAGRGFAVVASEVKALAEQTAKATGEIAQQVSGIQAATEESVGSIKEIGSTIGRLSEISAAVSAAVEEQGAATQEISRNVQHAANGTQRVSHNIDDVQRGASETGSASAQVLTAARSLSAESGRLKREVSRFLGSLQAA from the coding sequence ATGACGAGCTTTGGTTTGAAGATCAGCGGACGTCTCTACGCCGGCTTTGCGGCGCTCATCGTCGCGGGTGCCGTGATGGCCGCGGTCGCGGTGTGGAACCTGTGGGCCGTGCGCGACCAGGTCGCGAGCATGTCGGCGCTGTCGGACGGGACCGCGCGCATCCTGCAGATCTCCAACCACCTCCAGGCGATCCAGCGCGCCAATCTGCGCTACATCCATGACGCCAACGAGCCGGCCCTCAAGGAGGCCGCCGACCGCGAGACGGCCGCGACCGAGCTGCTGCAGGCCGCCGTGGCCGGTTCGCGCTCCGCCGAGCGGCGCAAGCTCTACGGCGATCTCCTCGCCGACATCGCCCAGATGCGCACGCTGCGCGATCAGCTGCAGGAGGCCATCAAGCAGATGAAGACCGGCCGCGCCGCGCTGCTGCCGGGCGGCGAGGATCTCGCCGCGAAGACCGCGAAGCTCTCGATCGCGGCGCGCATTTCGAAGGAGCCGGAGGTGATGACCGCGGTCACCGACATCGAGAACCGCCTGCAGCTCGTGCGCATCGCGACCTGGCGGTTCCTGGCGCTGCGCGACACCAAATCCGCCTCCGCCTTCCGCGCCGGCGTCGACAATGTCGAGCAGCGGCTGGCCACCTTGGAGGGCAATGCGCCGCCGGCGGGCGTGCTCGCCGCGATCGCGCCGGTGAAGGTTTCGCTCGACGTCAACAAGCAGGCGTTCGAGGCCACCGCCGCCGCGACGCTGAAGTCCGAGGACATCTACGCCAATGCGATCGAGCCGCTGATCGCCAGGAGCGTCGAGACGCTGAAGACCGCCGAGACCAACGTCAATGCCGACTACCGCGCCTCGCGCGCGACCGCCGAGGACGCGATCGGCCACACCATCTCGCTGCAGATGCAGGTCGGTGCCGCCGCCGTGCTGTTCGGCTGCCTCGTCGCGTTCCTGATCGCGCGCAGCATCGTGCGGCCGCTGGGTTCGATGACGCGGGCGATGGGCCGGCTGGCCAGCGGTGACGTCGCCGTCGAGATCCCCGGGCGCGGCGCCCGTGACGAGATCGGCGCCATGGCCACGGCCATCCAGGTGTTCAAGGACAACATGAGCGAGACCGAGCGTCTGCGCGGCGAGCATGCGGCCGCCGAAGCGCGCCGCGAGCACGACCGCAAGGCCGACATGGCCCGGCTCGCGCGCGAGTTCGAGCAGGCCGTCGGCGAGATCATCGATGCGGTGTCGCACGCCTCCAGCGAGCTCGAAGCCTCCGCCGGCACGCTCACCAGCACGGCGTCGCGCGCGCAAGGCCTGTCGACGGAAGTGGCCGCCGCGTCGCAGGAGGCGTCGTCCAATGTGCAGACGGTCGCCTCCGCCGCGGAGGAGCTGTCGTCTTCAGTGAGCGAGATCTCCCGCCAGGTGCAGGAATCCGCGCGCATCGCGAGCGAAGCGGTGGCGCAGGCCAACCGCACCAATGAGCGGGTCGGCACCTTGTCGAAGGCCGCCACCCGCATCGGCGACGTGCTCGAGCTGATCTCGACCATCGCCGGCCAGACCAATCTGCTGGCGCTCAACGCCACCATCGAGGCGGCGCGCGCGGGCGAGGCCGGCCGCGGCTTCGCCGTGGTCGCCTCCGAGGTCAAGGCGCTCGCCGAGCAGACCGCCAAGGCCACCGGCGAGATCGCCCAGCAGGTCTCCGGCATCCAGGCCGCCACCGAGGAGTCGGTCGGCTCGATCAAGGAGATCGGCTCAACCATCGGCCGCCTCTCCGAAATCTCCGCCGCCGTCTCCGCCGCCGTCGAAGAGCAGGGCGCCGCCACCCAGGAAATCTCCCGCAACGTCCAGCACGCCGCCAACGGTACCCAGCGCGTCTCGCACAACATCGACGACGTCCAGCGGGGCGCCTCGGAGACGGGCTCGGCGTCGGCCCAGGTGTTAACGGCGGCTCGGTCATTGTCGGCGGAGAGCGGCCGGCTGAAGCGCGAGGTGAGCCGGTTCCTGGGGTCGCTGCAGGCGGCGTGA
- a CDS encoding methyl-accepting chemotaxis protein, whose protein sequence is MFSNSNLTIRFLVGGVVASLLLLLAIGGGTGFVAVLYLNNQITSLSQDFATLSGPARDHAMLTYQQAQSAFSYFITACVAIAVFASTVCLMTYAAVQNGILRPLAAMVAAMRDVAGQKYDTRIPGLGLSNEIGQLAGALEVFKTNGIDRQRLTERELQEAQRQGERSRFLDGRIHAFNELVASVVGSVASSAVRLKSNAETLSRAANDTSAKANAVEAAAAHANRSVQTVAGSAEEMSSSIGTISRRVSDATQRAEGAASQAEKSKNTIHSLSDAAEKIGTVVQLVQAIAAQTNLLALNATIEAARAGEAGKGFSVVASEVKNLADQTSKATDEISAHVASIQGITAETRGAIDGISTTLSEISAIMSGIEVDTSQQRNATQDISKSVQEAARGTLDVSNHIAQITSTSAETGRLATDARDAAGDLSQQAETLKREVDAFIISVKAS, encoded by the coding sequence ATGTTCTCCAACAGCAATCTGACGATCCGCTTCCTCGTGGGAGGCGTCGTGGCGTCTCTGCTCCTGCTGCTGGCGATCGGCGGTGGCACCGGCTTTGTCGCGGTGCTCTATCTCAACAACCAGATCACCAGTCTCTCGCAGGACTTCGCCACCCTCAGCGGTCCGGCGCGCGACCATGCGATGCTGACCTATCAGCAGGCGCAGTCGGCGTTCTCCTATTTCATCACCGCCTGCGTCGCGATCGCCGTGTTCGCCAGCACCGTCTGCCTGATGACCTACGCCGCCGTGCAGAACGGCATTTTGCGCCCGCTCGCCGCGATGGTCGCGGCGATGCGCGACGTCGCCGGCCAGAAGTATGACACCCGCATCCCAGGCCTTGGCCTGTCCAACGAGATCGGACAGCTCGCCGGCGCGCTCGAAGTGTTCAAGACCAACGGCATCGACCGCCAGCGTCTCACCGAGCGCGAGCTGCAGGAGGCGCAACGCCAGGGCGAGCGCTCGCGCTTCCTCGACGGCCGCATCCACGCCTTCAACGAGCTCGTCGCCAGCGTCGTCGGCAGCGTGGCGTCGTCGGCCGTCCGCCTGAAGAGCAACGCCGAGACCTTGTCGCGCGCCGCCAACGACACCTCGGCCAAGGCGAATGCCGTGGAGGCCGCCGCCGCCCACGCCAATCGCAGCGTGCAGACGGTGGCCGGCTCGGCCGAGGAGATGTCGAGCTCGATCGGCACCATCAGCCGCCGGGTCTCCGACGCCACCCAGCGCGCCGAGGGCGCGGCCTCGCAGGCGGAGAAGAGCAAGAACACCATCCATTCGCTGTCGGACGCCGCCGAGAAGATCGGCACGGTCGTGCAGCTGGTGCAGGCGATTGCGGCGCAGACCAATCTTCTGGCGCTCAACGCCACCATCGAGGCCGCGCGGGCCGGCGAGGCCGGCAAGGGTTTTTCGGTCGTGGCGTCGGAGGTGAAGAACCTCGCCGACCAGACCAGCAAGGCGACCGACGAGATCTCGGCGCATGTCGCCAGCATCCAGGGCATCACCGCCGAGACCCGCGGCGCCATCGACGGCATCTCGACCACATTGAGCGAGATCAGCGCCATCATGTCCGGCATCGAGGTCGACACATCGCAGCAGCGCAACGCCACCCAGGACATCTCCAAGAGCGTCCAGGAAGCCGCCCGCGGCACCCTCGACGTCTCCAACCACATCGCCCAGATCACGTCCACCTCGGCCGAAACCGGCCGCCTCGCCACCGACGCCCGCGATGCCGCCGGCGATCTCTCCCAGCAGGCCGAGACGCTGAAGCGCGAGGTCGACGCCTTCATCATCAGCGTGAAGGCGAGCTAG
- a CDS encoding response regulator transcription factor, protein MRLLIIEDDRESADYLVKAFREVGHVADLAGDGEEGLAMAESGDYDVLVVDRMLPKRDGLSLIGALRDKGNRTPVLILSALGQVDDRIKGLRAGGDDYLPKPYAFAELLARVEVLSRRHGGPAEETTYKVGDLELDRLSHRVARGKDELTLQPREFRLLEYLMKHAGQVVTRTMLLENVWDYHFDPQTNVIDVHISRLRSKIDKGFDRPLLHTIRGAGYMIRDGLR, encoded by the coding sequence ATGCGCCTCCTGATCATCGAAGACGACCGCGAGTCCGCCGACTATCTGGTCAAGGCGTTCCGCGAAGTCGGCCATGTCGCCGATCTCGCCGGCGATGGCGAGGAGGGGCTCGCGATGGCCGAGAGCGGCGATTACGACGTGCTAGTGGTCGACCGCATGCTGCCCAAGCGCGACGGCCTGTCGCTGATCGGCGCGCTGCGCGACAAGGGCAACCGCACGCCGGTCCTGATCCTGTCCGCGCTCGGCCAGGTCGACGACCGCATCAAGGGCCTGCGCGCCGGCGGCGACGACTATCTGCCGAAGCCCTACGCCTTCGCCGAGCTGCTCGCCCGCGTCGAGGTGCTGTCGCGGCGTCATGGCGGACCGGCGGAGGAGACGACCTACAAGGTCGGCGATCTCGAGCTCGACCGGCTGTCGCATCGCGTCGCGCGCGGCAAGGATGAATTGACCCTGCAGCCGCGCGAGTTCCGGCTGCTCGAATATCTGATGAAGCATGCCGGGCAGGTGGTCACGCGCACGATGCTCTTGGAGAATGTCTGGGACTATCACTTCGATCCGCAGACCAACGTAATCGACGTCCACATCTCGCGGCTGCGCTCCAAGATCGACAAGGGGTTTGACCGCCCGCTGCTCCACACCATCCGCGGCGCGGGGTACATGATCCGTGACGGCCTTCGGTAA
- a CDS encoding Do family serine endopeptidase, with protein sequence MTDRPTDLSSLPSYQKPRRGLFSARKFALMASVVAGLGVAAYGLSPQGAPLDLFSTSAHAQVANEVSKVARPVGFADIVERVKPSVISVKVNIAEKVAKNDNDDDTPFQPGSPMERFFRRFGGENGIPGMPGRGGRGGGRAVTGQGSGFFISADGYAVTNNHVVDGADKVEVTTDDGKTYSAKVIGTDQRTDLALIKVEGGSNFPFAKLADGKPRIGDWVLAVGNPFGLGGTVTAGIVSAVGRDIGNGPYDDFIQIDAPVNKGNSGGPAFDVDGNVVGVNTAIYSPSGGSVGIAFSIPASTVKSVIAQLKDNGSVSRGWIGVQIQPVTQDIADSLGMKKAEGALVAEPQANGPAAKAGIVSGDVITAVNGQPVKDARELARTIGGIAPGAAVKLNVLSKGQEKTVNLTLGKLPNTVEAKADNDNGDNSSPTRGADVPKLGMTVAPASSVAGAGKDGVVVTEVDPKSAAADRGFKEGDVILEVAGKSVTSAGDVREAINAAKADNKNSVLMRVKSGGQSRFVAVPLAKG encoded by the coding sequence ATGACTGACCGTCCGACCGACCTGTCCTCGCTTCCATCCTATCAGAAGCCCCGCCGCGGGCTGTTCTCGGCGCGCAAATTCGCGCTGATGGCCTCCGTCGTCGCGGGCCTGGGCGTTGCCGCCTATGGCCTGTCGCCGCAGGGCGCGCCGCTCGATTTGTTCTCGACCTCGGCGCATGCGCAGGTCGCCAACGAGGTCAGCAAGGTCGCGCGTCCCGTCGGCTTTGCCGACATCGTGGAGCGGGTGAAGCCGTCGGTGATTTCGGTCAAGGTCAACATCGCCGAGAAGGTCGCCAAGAACGACAATGACGACGACACGCCGTTCCAGCCGGGCTCGCCGATGGAGCGCTTCTTCCGCCGCTTCGGCGGAGAGAACGGCATTCCCGGCATGCCGGGCCGCGGCGGCCGCGGTGGCGGTCGCGCGGTGACCGGGCAGGGCTCTGGCTTCTTCATTTCGGCCGACGGCTATGCCGTGACCAACAACCACGTGGTCGACGGCGCCGACAAGGTCGAGGTGACGACCGACGACGGCAAGACCTACAGCGCCAAGGTGATCGGTACCGACCAGCGCACCGACCTGGCGCTGATCAAGGTCGAGGGCGGCTCGAACTTCCCGTTTGCCAAGCTCGCCGACGGCAAGCCGCGCATCGGCGACTGGGTGCTGGCGGTCGGCAATCCCTTCGGCCTCGGCGGCACCGTGACCGCGGGCATCGTGTCGGCGGTCGGCCGCGACATCGGCAACGGTCCGTATGACGATTTCATCCAGATCGACGCGCCGGTGAACAAGGGCAACTCGGGTGGCCCGGCGTTTGACGTCGACGGCAATGTCGTCGGTGTGAACACGGCGATCTACTCACCGTCCGGCGGCAGCGTCGGCATCGCGTTCTCGATTCCCGCTTCGACGGTGAAGAGCGTGATCGCGCAGCTGAAGGACAACGGCTCAGTCAGCCGCGGCTGGATCGGCGTGCAGATCCAGCCGGTGACGCAGGACATCGCCGACAGCCTCGGCATGAAGAAGGCGGAAGGCGCGCTGGTCGCCGAGCCCCAGGCCAACGGTCCGGCGGCGAAGGCGGGCATCGTGTCCGGTGACGTCATCACGGCCGTGAACGGCCAGCCGGTGAAGGACGCGCGCGAGCTCGCCCGCACCATCGGCGGCATCGCGCCGGGCGCGGCGGTCAAGCTCAACGTGCTGTCGAAGGGCCAGGAGAAGACCGTCAACCTGACGCTCGGCAAGCTGCCGAACACGGTCGAGGCCAAGGCTGATAACGACAATGGCGACAATTCCAGCCCGACCCGCGGCGCCGACGTGCCGAAGCTCGGCATGACGGTGGCGCCGGCGTCGAGCGTGGCCGGAGCCGGCAAGGACGGCGTCGTGGTCACCGAGGTCGATCCGAAGAGCGCCGCAGCCGATCGCGGCTTCAAGGAAGGCGACGTGATCCTCGAAGTCGCGGGCAAGTCGGTGACCTCGGCCGGTGATGTGCGCGAGGCGATCAACGCCGCCAAGGCCGACAACAAGAACAGCGTGCTGATGCGGGTAAAGAGCGGCGGCCAGTCGCGCTTCGTCGCGGTGCCGCTGGCCAAGGGCTGA
- a CDS encoding cytochrome c-type biogenesis protein: MRRILGSIALALLLISSPVAHAVQPDEVMSDTAKEQRARALSRELRCMVCQNQSIDDSDAPLARDLRLLVRERLAAGDSDNQVLDFLVARYGQFVLLKPRFERQTLLLWLLPPVLLLGGGLALWLQVRRRGQRGGDAMPKLTAEEEARIAALLAEQQPPAT; this comes from the coding sequence ATGCGACGTATTCTCGGCTCGATCGCGCTCGCGCTGTTGCTCATCAGCTCGCCCGTAGCGCATGCGGTGCAGCCCGATGAGGTGATGTCGGACACCGCCAAGGAGCAGCGCGCCCGAGCGCTGTCGCGCGAGCTGCGCTGCATGGTCTGCCAGAACCAGTCGATCGACGATTCCGACGCGCCGCTGGCCCGCGACCTGCGCCTGCTGGTGCGCGAGCGTCTCGCGGCCGGCGACAGCGACAATCAGGTGCTGGATTTCCTGGTCGCGCGCTATGGCCAGTTCGTGCTGCTCAAGCCGCGCTTCGAGCGCCAGACCCTGCTGCTCTGGCTGCTGCCCCCGGTGCTGCTGCTCGGCGGCGGCCTTGCGCTGTGGCTCCAGGTCCGCCGCCGCGGCCAGCGCGGTGGCGATGCGATGCCGAAGCTGACGGCCGAAGAGGAAGCGCGCATCGCCGCGCTGCTGGCGGAACAGCAGCCGCCGGCGACGTGA
- a CDS encoding ATP-binding protein has product MTAFGKLIRTTAFRLTLVYLLLFALFAASLLGYFAWNTRRLITEQISTTVSSEIGEMTDIYTRGGLRWIVGTIQSRALRPGANLYLLTTPTGQQVAGNVDALAPGVMGSSGWSETFYRRLDDSSEQNHRALVYVTQLSSGFRLLIGRDLEERRRLFGIVAKAAQWSVLVVIVLGIGGGIFVARRVLYRIDAMTGTTQRIMAGDLSGRLPVGRSGDELDRLAENLNAMLERIEALMTGLKEVSDNIAHDLKTPLTRLRNRAEEALAKSRSEDEYRAALERTIEESDGLIRTFNALLMIARAESGQARGDMVEFDAADVAGGIHELYEPLAEDNEMTLRVKASAAPVHGNRELISQALANLVENAIKYGKPAALPLDPAAAAGSREILIEARREGGQVLLSVTDHGEGIPEAERKHAVERFVRLEASRTLPGSGLGLSLASAVATLHGGELRLGDARPGLIATLVLPAGAGQPAKLAAPTQDVPQKAA; this is encoded by the coding sequence GTGACGGCCTTCGGTAAGCTGATCCGCACCACGGCGTTCCGGCTGACGCTGGTCTATCTGCTGTTGTTTGCGCTGTTTGCCGCTTCGCTGCTCGGCTACTTCGCCTGGAACACCCGTCGCCTGATCACCGAGCAGATCTCGACCACGGTCAGCTCGGAGATCGGCGAGATGACCGACATCTACACCCGCGGCGGCCTGCGGTGGATCGTCGGCACGATCCAGAGCCGCGCGCTGCGCCCCGGCGCCAACCTCTATCTGCTCACGACTCCGACCGGCCAACAGGTCGCCGGCAATGTCGATGCGCTGGCGCCCGGCGTGATGGGCAGCTCCGGCTGGTCGGAGACGTTCTACCGCCGGCTCGACGATTCCAGCGAGCAGAACCACCGCGCGCTGGTCTATGTCACGCAGCTGTCGAGCGGCTTTCGGCTCCTGATCGGCCGCGACCTCGAGGAGCGGCGGCGGCTGTTCGGCATCGTCGCCAAGGCCGCGCAATGGTCGGTGCTGGTCGTCATCGTGCTCGGCATCGGCGGCGGCATCTTCGTCGCGCGGCGCGTGCTGTACCGGATCGATGCGATGACCGGCACGACGCAGCGGATCATGGCGGGTGATCTCTCGGGACGACTGCCGGTCGGACGCAGCGGCGACGAGCTCGATCGGCTCGCGGAAAACCTCAATGCGATGCTGGAGCGCATCGAGGCACTGATGACCGGGCTCAAGGAGGTCTCCGACAACATCGCGCACGACCTCAAGACGCCGCTGACGCGGCTGCGCAACCGCGCCGAGGAGGCGCTGGCGAAATCGCGCTCCGAGGACGAGTATCGCGCGGCGCTGGAGCGGACGATCGAGGAATCCGATGGCCTGATCCGCACCTTCAATGCGCTCTTGATGATCGCGCGGGCGGAATCGGGACAGGCGCGCGGCGACATGGTCGAGTTCGATGCGGCCGACGTCGCCGGCGGCATTCACGAGCTGTATGAGCCGCTCGCCGAGGACAATGAGATGACCTTGCGGGTGAAGGCGTCGGCGGCGCCGGTGCATGGCAATCGCGAGCTGATCAGCCAGGCGCTCGCCAATCTCGTCGAAAACGCGATCAAATACGGCAAGCCGGCCGCACTGCCGCTCGATCCGGCCGCCGCAGCGGGGAGCCGCGAGATCCTGATCGAGGCGCGGCGCGAGGGCGGCCAGGTGCTGCTCAGCGTCACCGATCATGGCGAGGGCATTCCCGAAGCGGAACGCAAGCACGCCGTGGAACGGTTCGTGCGATTGGAGGCGAGCCGCACCTTGCCGGGTTCCGGCCTCGGCCTCAGTCTCGCCTCCGCCGTGGCGACCTTGCATGGCGGCGAGCTCAGGCTCGGCGACGCCAGGCCGGGGCTGATCGCCACGCTCGTGCTGCCCGCCGGCGCAGGCCAGCCCGCGAAGCTTGCGGCGCCGACACAGGATGTGCCACAGAAGGCCGCATGA
- a CDS encoding ATP-dependent endonuclease has translation MHLRKLRIKNFRALEDIEVEFDCLVSVIIGPNAIGKTTILEAIRLAKSVLAPRTQSEAVQTLNQLGVTSPHMPQRLLPAALTTNPSIPTSVKCGFRIEDSEILLIEELIPQLAANLALQSAGLSFANPTQAISFLGSPQGQSITQQSSQTIADEFARVKADRHLHLNFRVDYTSGQIGGEFPVQQLFFTALEQRLDPTQALFSYFPADRAMPVGEQPVQLGIADTGQQLESYNSQPQLKYNRLKNMIFNSIIGGADGRQKLNAQFDLIFDRILKGRSLGEIGVNEIGMLSIPIIDKETGRKFDIDGLSSGEKGLILTFLLIARSIADNGLILLDEPELHLNPAVCRDLLQFFVDEYATKKNMQAIICSHSAEILAGAFDRPTCVLFHLRNSKSLARVRHNDQGEIRDALRRLGSSESEALLYKGTVSVEGIHDVEILQTGFDHIFRRFKLKQLGGRGQIESDIKELQRAESRGDDVGYYYFLFDHDGKPTTLSDSNHVRLRQLQRHCLENYLLDPEIITDLTRDPEFGSSPLKNITDTTSIMKNLALAQLDTVSARSVFKKFGLERIGFDMKVLNGSDPATMAGQLWSQIEAMRSSFSELQAAGFDEEFKKQFNSKKSELTAVWDDKWRDLCDGKLLFYSLRAEGYVRGDLLKLKRRISGEMRARTTETWSSLDSLLKELVGNSAP, from the coding sequence ATGCACCTTCGCAAACTCCGAATCAAGAATTTTCGTGCACTTGAGGATATCGAAGTCGAGTTTGACTGCCTTGTAAGTGTTATAATTGGACCCAATGCGATAGGTAAGACAACAATCTTAGAAGCAATTCGCCTTGCCAAAAGCGTCCTGGCGCCAAGGACGCAGTCCGAGGCTGTTCAAACACTGAACCAATTGGGCGTAACCTCTCCTCACATGCCGCAGCGCTTGCTCCCAGCTGCCTTGACGACTAATCCGAGCATCCCAACCTCAGTAAAGTGCGGATTCAGGATAGAAGATTCAGAGATACTTCTGATTGAAGAACTAATACCCCAATTGGCCGCCAATCTCGCACTACAATCAGCCGGCTTAAGTTTCGCAAATCCAACACAAGCCATAAGCTTCTTAGGCTCACCTCAGGGACAATCCATAACTCAACAATCGTCTCAGACGATCGCAGATGAATTCGCGCGGGTAAAAGCGGATCGCCACCTGCATTTGAACTTCCGAGTAGACTACACCTCCGGACAGATTGGCGGCGAATTTCCCGTTCAACAGCTCTTTTTCACTGCCCTCGAACAGAGACTCGACCCTACGCAAGCACTGTTCTCCTACTTCCCCGCAGATCGAGCCATGCCGGTCGGCGAACAACCCGTTCAACTCGGAATAGCCGATACAGGACAGCAACTAGAATCGTACAACTCTCAACCTCAACTAAAATACAATCGACTCAAAAACATGATCTTCAACTCGATCATCGGAGGAGCAGATGGACGACAAAAGCTCAATGCACAGTTTGATCTGATTTTTGACAGAATACTAAAAGGTCGCTCGTTGGGCGAAATCGGCGTCAATGAAATCGGGATGCTTTCAATTCCGATAATTGACAAAGAAACAGGAAGAAAATTTGACATAGACGGACTAAGTAGCGGAGAAAAAGGACTGATCCTTACATTTTTGCTGATAGCGCGGAGCATTGCCGACAACGGCCTCATACTACTCGATGAACCTGAACTACATCTAAACCCAGCCGTCTGCCGCGATTTGCTTCAATTTTTCGTAGACGAATACGCAACCAAGAAGAACATGCAAGCGATAATCTGCTCTCATTCAGCCGAAATTCTGGCTGGCGCATTTGATAGGCCAACTTGCGTTCTATTCCATCTACGCAACAGCAAATCATTGGCCAGGGTTCGACACAATGACCAAGGCGAAATACGCGATGCACTTAGACGACTAGGAAGTTCTGAAAGCGAAGCATTGCTATATAAGGGCACCGTCTCTGTCGAGGGAATACATGATGTAGAGATACTCCAAACTGGTTTTGATCATATATTTAGACGATTCAAGCTGAAGCAGCTTGGCGGAAGAGGACAGATCGAATCGGACATCAAAGAATTACAGCGCGCGGAATCGCGTGGAGATGATGTTGGATATTATTATTTCCTATTCGACCATGACGGCAAACCAACGACGTTATCAGATTCCAACCATGTGCGACTGCGCCAGCTACAACGGCACTGCTTGGAAAACTATCTTCTGGACCCTGAAATAATCACCGACCTTACCAGGGATCCGGAATTCGGCAGTTCTCCCCTAAAAAATATCACGGATACAACGAGCATAATGAAGAACTTGGCACTAGCTCAACTCGATACCGTATCGGCGCGATCGGTATTCAAGAAGTTTGGGTTAGAACGGATTGGTTTTGACATGAAGGTTCTAAACGGCTCGGATCCAGCAACTATGGCTGGCCAGCTATGGTCGCAGATCGAGGCAATGAGGAGCAGCTTTTCTGAACTACAAGCAGCAGGCTTTGACGAAGAGTTCAAAAAGCAGTTCAATTCTAAAAAGTCGGAGCTGACGGCGGTCTGGGACGATAAGTGGCGCGACCTTTGCGATGGGAAGTTGCTGTTTTACAGCCTTAGAGCCGAGGGATACGTTCGAGGTGACTTGCTAAAATTGAAGCGAAGAATTTCGGGAGAAATGAGAGCGCGGACTACAGAGACATGGAGCTCACTAGACAGTCTTCTCAAAGAGCTTGTTGGGAACAGCGCACCATAG